CCACATCCATCCGCACGATTTCTTCAAAATCTTTGACTGTGGAACGACCGTTAGCCTGCCATTCGCCAGTTATACCGGGCTTGACCCGCAACCGCTCCCAATGGTGGCTTTCGTATTTGAGGACTTCATCTACTGTGGGGGGACGAGTTCCCACTAAGCTCATATCCCCCACCAACACATTCCAGAATTGGGGTAATTCGTCTAAGCTTGTACGACGCAAGAATCTACCAACGCGGGTGATGCGAGGGTCGTTCTCATTTTTAAAGATCTGACCGTTTGCTTGGTTTTCTACCGCATCTTTCATCCGCTCGGCATTAATGACCATTGACCGGAATTTCCAAATGCGGAACAGGCGACCGTTCAAACCGCAGCGCATTTGGCTGTATAAAATTGGGCCCGGACTGTCCAGTTGTGTAGCGATCGCGACAGGAATGGCCACAACAGCAGCGATACCCAATCCCACTACAGATCCGACAAGATCGATCGCGCGTTTGGCTTTGCTTCTGACAGAAGGATGCAGCGATTTTCTAGCAAAACTGAGTTTGTATCGAGGATTGAGAGAAGATTTGATGGAGAAAGCACCGGATAAGTCAGATGTAATCATTGCAGTTCCCAGTCAGTCAAGAGTAGGTCAATGAGCTTAAACGCAATATAACCTCGCTCTGTGCCGTCGAGAGGAGTAAGAGTACTGACTTTACGGAATCTTTGTAGTATTAACTTGCTTTTTAAAGTTTTAGTATTTTCACCTAAATGGGTGTGTTGTTTTATATCTGCTGTAGTCAAACGTAATTAAGTATCGGTGTTGTCTGTTGGTGCTAACCAATAAACAGCGTAAGGTTCCTCTAATTTTTGGTGAGTTTGCTCCAGCAGTGCCTTCAAATATAGACGCAAGCGATCGCCTTGTTCGGAATTTAACCAATAGGTGTGATTATCTTCTTTATAAAAGAGTTTCCTAGCTGTAAGCGCCTGATATACAGGATTTTGCCACGATTCCTGAGTGAGCAAGTCTGCATCCATTAGAGAAGGAACAACACCGATGGGAAGCTCTCCCTCCAGAAGAGCCAAAAGGCGTCCTTGGCAAGCTTGAGTATTAATACCCCTACGTTCCAGCAGCTGAAAAATTCTCCCGACAGGAAGCGGTTTTTCTCCAAATACGCGCAGAAGTTCTGCCAGTAGAAAGTACTCGCTGTACTGTTGCTTGAATCGATCGAATACTTGGGTATACAGAGGCAAGGATGCCAATCCCAACGCCACTCTTCCAGAATGATTAACTCGATTTTTTATGCCTCCGCCTTCATCCTTAATTAAAGTGGCATTGGGGAGTTTTTGACGCAGCCAGTCGGTTACGCTGGGTAACAAAGCTGTGCCACCAGTACAAATCACTTGCTCGATCGCTTCTACAGGTATTCCCAGCACAGCAAGCAAAGTGTTCAATTCTCGATTCAGGCGTTGAATAAAAGGGGCAAAAACGCGGTTTTCCAAGTCTTGTCGCCGCAAAACCCAACGGTTTTCGCCAATTTCTAAAGTAAAGCTTTCTTGATGTAGCAATACGTGCTTTGCATATTGTGCCGATGCCAATAAATTTTTCCCAAATGGAGTACTCTCCAATCTTTGTTGCCACAGGTAACGAGTTGGCAAATCGGGCTCTCCCGCCAGCGGCAAGTCTAAATTTTTACTAAGTAATGACTCTGGAATGCTGAGTAAAGAAATTGTCTCAGGATTCAAAAGCAATTGGCAGATAATATCTTGGTCTAGATAAGAGCCTGCATAAGGAAAACTACGGAGTGTGAAGTCAGCATAAGTTAAATCTTCGATATTCTTGGGTAAATCCACTAAAGCGAGTTCGGTAGTAATTGCCCCAGTGTGGAGTATGACTGTGCTACCCCGCCAAGTTAGTTTTCTATTTATCTGCTGTCTGGAATCATTTGTGGATGGCAACTCGCTCTTTTCATCTCCCTCCGTGTACGGGGAGTTCGATAGTGCTGCCAGGAATGTGGCGATCGCTTCCTCAACAAAACAAATACGATCCGGAGATGACACCAATCCAGCACCCAAAATGCTTTCCCGCACGTTAAAGCGGTATGCTTCCGACCACTCGGCGGGACAGCTGACGATCGTCCCTGCTAGCTGACTGAGTGCGGAATGCAGGGTTTCTTCCTCCAAACCAATGGCGGCGATCGTATATCGAGAATTAACATCCAAAAATGAATTGCCCTCTCGTAATTCCAAATTTAAGATTTCCGGTTCGAGATGGGAATCCCTATTTGGGATCTGTAATTCCCGATCTTCTCCTACTTCATTTTTGGTAGGATTGAGGGTAGTTAACAATGCTTGCAGCGCTTGCTTCGCCTGCCAAAGGGGAACCCTGTCTCTGGAAGAAATCTGCAAAACAGGCTCCCATCTATCGCTTTGGGCGCAATAGTAGGGCAGACCGATTTTTAACAATGGCTTAAAGTTCCGCAGCAATATGCCGCTATCATCAACCGCCGCAGGCAAACGAAAGGTTTGTTCGCTTGTATCCGACTGTCCTGCGGGTGACCAGGCAATCTGATAGATCTGGCGGGTTAAGCGATTCAACAAAGTCGCAGAAAGTCCTGTTGTCCCGAAATCAATTCCCAAGTACCAGATGGGAGGAGGAGAAGGAGGTAGTGGCGGAAGGGGTGTAGGGGTGAATGAGGATGGCTTAGAAAAGGGAATGCGAGGCGGCGGGGTGAGTTTTTGCCAAAAATTGATTGTTTCTGCCTTTTCTTCCAGATCCGCTTCGTCAAGGTTCCCTTCATTTCCTCGATCGAAAGTCGCGAGCGTTGAGATGTCTTGTTCGTCTTGTTCTTGTTCTACTTTTCTACTTTCCCAATCTTCACCTAAAGTCAGTTCTGCTGCGTTCGCTACTTTTTTTTTTACTTCTTCTTCTTGGTTCGGCCTCGATAATGAGGGTTGAGCTATTTGCGAATCTGGTTCGGCTACAGGTAATTTGAGATCTGTTTCGAGAGATTCGCCAAAAAGGTCGTCAAATTCGGCCAAAATTTCTTCTGGAATCGTACAAGGTATTTCTTCTGCCCCAACTGCGCCATATTTATCCTCTGTTTGGGGCGTGAGATCTTCAATTTCTCGATCGTCGCTGGAAGAGTTTGCTGTTTCGTCAATGTTTAGTAAGACTGCTTCTGTTTGCGAACCAGTTTCCTGTTCCACAGGAGCATCTTCGTCTTTATTGTCGCTGCTGGCAACTCGGTTAGCTGAAGCTGTAGCTTTTGGTTGTGTTGTTTCGATCGCGCTTTGCTCCGAATTATCCCGACGCTGCAAAATATCGCTTTCTTCTTGAACGTGTGGTGAATCGAGTCCCTCCAAACCGGAAAGATCCTGGCTCAACTGCTCCAACATATTCTTTCCGACCCAAAGATCGACATTGGACTTCCCCTCTAACCGATCTGTTGACAGCAAATCTTCTTCTGGTGATGCTGGTAAGTAGCTTTCTGCTTCTGTATCGCCAGATTTAAGAACGCTTTCGCCAATCTCCTCGATCGATATCGCCTCGCTGAGCAATTCATCTTCCAGAGAGTCCGATCCTAGCAAACGTGCCGTTTCGTCTATTAAATCGGTCAGAGCTGCTATTGTGTCCGTGCTTTCCCATCCGCTCGTTTCCCCAGTTCCCTCTCCTGAGTGTTGGGGAAAAGAAACAATGTCTGCCGATTCCAAATCTACCAGTTGCCGATCGTCTGCCGCAGCGATGCGATCGCGTTCATCTGTCGATCGCATTTCCCGACCGAAATCTGGTTCCTCTTGTACTATTTCATACCTGTTTGCTGCTGCGGGGGCAACTTCCCGATCCTGCGGTGCATCTTCAATACGGCAGGCTGGTGGTGAGCTTTCGACGATATCTAGAATGTTGAAATCTGAATTTACCGAGTCGCTTTCTTTGCTTGCCGACTCGTCAGTATTTGCTTCCTCAGCTTGTTGCTTTGCCTGAATCGATCTCTCCCACTGCTGTATATTTGGTTTCACTAACTCAGCACCCGCATATGGTAACGGTAGATCTTCTCCGCTGAGGATGTTTGGTATTTGAGGAGATATTATTTGGTTTGCTGTTGGCTGTGCTTCCTCGTCTGACAAAAGTTTACTCTGCTGAATCGGCAAGCTTGTTTCCGTCTCCAACAGCAATTCCGAAGTTTTCTGTTTTAACTCTGCTTGCTGTTGGGAAAGATAATTTTGTCGCTCTTGTTCGAGCTGCTCTACTTCTGCTCTGAGAGCTTGGCGTTTTTGCTGTAAGACTTCTAAGTCTGCTTGGCACTGTTGAGTCAACTCGGTCAGAATTTTGGCGCGTTCGTAGAAGGTTCGCAGGTAAGCCATTTCTTCTACAACTGCTTGCAAAATTTCTTGTGGCGTCTTTTTTTGAGTTGAGTCGATTGCCAGAGACTCAAGGCGATCGACTGATGGAGCCTGTACCAATGCCATTTCACCTGCCAATGGCAATTCTGTGGTTTGGCTTATCTCAACTTGGCTTGTGGAGGCAAATTCTTGCTGGAGCATATCCAGGCTGTTGCGAACTCGTTCTAAAACGCGACGCCGATCGGCCTCTTCTCCAGATTTAAACCAACCCAGGCCGGATTTTTTGCTTTTGCCAAGTACGTTATCAATTTCTGCGATCAGTGCCCGAATTCGATCCGTGTGAAACTTCACGGTGAAACCGCTCCTTTAAATTCCTTGAAGAACGGGGCTTGAATCCCTGGTCAAGAGGCAATCCTGTTTTGCGCGAGCTTGTCGATCTCTCCCGACTCACCTAACAGACTGAGTTCCATTTTGCCGCGAGCGGCGACCGTCGTTTTTGAGGAACCGATACTATTGTAGGTTTCCTCTGGGATTCTCTGGTATCCCAAATCCGGGTTAGCTACCCCCTTTTTGGCCTCAAAGTTACTCCTTCGCCAACTCCCTCACTTCCCCGCTCCTCCACTCCCGCTACAATAACGGGGGTAATTGAAGCAGATTTGGTATGACTGAGGGAACTAATCGATATAAGCCCACAACTTAACCATATAAGCATAACAGAAATTTAACTTTAGGCTAAATATCTGTCGAGCTATTAGAAAATATTTGCGGCTCGAACAGCTAAAACCAAAAAGCCAACCCACATCTGAGTGCGATCGCTAGAGATCGTATCTTTAGCATAAATTTGCGATCGAGTTGTGTAATCGCTGTCTTTGGAAATTCCTCGTGGGAACTTTAGAGAAGAAAAAATCTTTATTGTTAGCTAGATAAAGATTTTTTGTTAAGTAATTTTCATTCTACCAGCAATTAGCGTATTCATGGATACTCAAAAGTTACGCAACCCCTCAGCAGCACCCAAAGCCAGACCAAACGCTCTGAGGTAGGAGACACAAAAGCAGTTAAAATTAAACATCTCACGCTCTTCAACTCTTAAGCTGATGGGCAATCCTCACACCTAAAAGCTCGTCCTTGAGGTGTGCTCGATCTGACATGGAGGTTTCTTGCTTGGCCACTCTAGGGAAATCGTCAAACTGACACTCCCGTCGTGCTGGACAAAGTGTATGCTAGGAAATGCAAGAATAGACAGCCAAATTAAAATTAACGGCTGCTTGGTTTCTCTGGAGGTTAGACCGTGCCTTCCACTTACGCTCTGTAAAGTTTGGTATGGCCACAAGATTAAACGTATTAGGTGCTATCTTTAGCCATAAGTCCCCAACTAAGTGTGGGGCAAAAGCCTGGACTGCGAGCGATGCTTGCCAATGGGTGTATGGGCAGTACCTTTAGTTCGATCGCCAACCCGATTCTTGTAGCGAGTGTCAAGTGCCACCGTCAACTGCTCCAGGAACAGCTCTATCAAGATAAGCTTCCGTGGTCTATTATTTATGATCGTTCCGCATTACTGGCATAACGATTTGTTTTAAAACAATCAGCCAGTTTCAATCCAGTGGGCCTCTGTCGATCCCAGTAAATTTAATAAATACTGTTAATCACACAATGGCCTCATGCAAGACCGACTCCCTCCTCACGAAACGAATACAAATACAAATGTGAATACACTAATTCGCTCTACTCCTTTCTTTACAGGTTTACCAGAAGCGGCTGTGGAAAAAGCAACAGCCCACCTCGTCACGCGCAACCATCCAGCAAATCAGGTGATCCTGCTGGAGAACGATTGGGGTAGTTCGGTTTACTTTATATTGGAGGGTTGGGTGAAGATTCGCACCTATAACCTAGATGGTAAAGAAGTAACGCTGAACATTTTGGGCAAGGGAGAAATTTTTGGTGAAATGGCGGCACTTGATGAAGTGCCCAGATCTACAGATGTGATTACCTTAGCTCCCACAGTGATCGGTAACCTGCCCGCTCAGGATTTTGTCAATTTGATTTATACGGAGCCGATGGCGGGAGTCCGTCTGGCGCAGCTGATGGGACGCCGCTTGCGTCAAGTCAATCGCCGACTGCGCTTGCGGGAATCCGATAGTATGTCGCGGGTGGCAGATACTTTACTGTTTTTAGCAGATGGGCAAGGTAAGCGCACTTCGGAAGGTACGGAAATTCCCAATTTACCCCATCGCGAACTGAGCAGTTTGAGCGGACTGGCACGGGAGACAGTAACGCGAGTGCTGACTAAGCTGGAAAAGAAAGCTTTGATCAAGCGCGAGCAGGATACCCTTCGCATCCCGGATGTGAATGCCCTAGAACGCTTGATAATTTAACGTAATGCAACAAAAATAAGGCAAAAGCTCTTCTATGCGCTAGTTTGAAAGTGAAAGAGTTTCGAGAACGAGGGAGGTCTAGATGGGGTTCAAAAAAATCCTTGTGGCACTAGACTACTCGCCTTTAGGCAGGGCCGTTTTCGATCGCGCCCTGGAGTTAGCACAAGCAACTGGTGCTAGTTTAAGGCTTTTGCATTGTATGACGAACGACACGATCGCCGAGCCGATCGGGCCTATTCCCGTAGAAATGGGTTTTTACCCAGAGTTTGCAGGTTACTCCTATCGCGCTCAACCGCAACTGACAGAAAAGCGTTTGGAAGAAGCGCAGATTATGCTGCAAAACTTCTGCCAAACTGCTCAGAAGCAGGGAGTGACGGCTGATTTTGATTGTCAAATTGGGGAAGCCAGTCAGTCTATATGTAAAGCCGCTCAAAACTGGGGAGCAGATTTGTTAGTGCTGGGACGGCGGGGTCGAACTGGATTGACAGAAGCTTTAATGGGAAGTGTGAGCAATTACGTAATGCACCACGCTCCCTGTTCGGTTTTGGTAATTCAATCTGTAGATATAGGAGCGGATGACGGCTCTGCTTTAGAGTGAGTACGGAGTAAGGATGAACGACAGGGGACTGGAGAGCGAAAAAAATACAAAGTCAAACTTTTGCACGAGAAGATCGTAATGAGTGAATCTTTTGAAGAAAGCCCAGAATCTGCTGCAAACGAGCCGATCGCTTCTTCTACTTCCAGTCCCGATTTGTCCGAACCAAAGGTGCGGGCCGAGGCTCCCTTAGCGCTTGTAGAAACGGCTTTTTTAGCCAGTACTGCCAGTCTGATTTGGCTAGTGAATTACTATTTTCCCCTTGGCCCCCTATTGCGGATCTTTTTTTCGGTGCCGATCGCACTGGTTTACCTGCGCTGGGGCAATCGAGCCGCTTGGATGGGAGCTTTGGTTTCTGGATTGCTGCTGTCTGTTCTGATGGGGCCACCGCGCAGCATTCAGTTTTTCATGCCCTATGGGTTGTTGGGCGTGCTGCTGGGAGCTTGTTGGCGACGCCAAACTAGCTGGGCGGTATCCATTAGCTTGGGTACGCTTTTGGGAAGCATTGGATTCTTTTTTCGGTTTTGGTTGCTTTCCATCCTATTGGGTGAAGACGTCTGGGTGTACATCATCACTCAAGTGACACAGATGTTGGAGTGGGTATTTGTGAAGCTTGGGTTACTGATCGAGCCGAGTTTGCTGGTAATTCAGGCGATCGCCGTTGGGATGGTGCTTCTGAGTAACTTGGTTTACCTGTTCGTCGTGCATCTGGCTGCATGGCTACTTTTGGAACGCCTGGGCAATCCAATTCCTCAGCCTCCAAATTGGGTACAAGTGCTGGTGGATTACGATGACTAAGGCAGATCTGAGGGGCAGAGGGGATGAGCGGGGAGAAAATTATCACGCATCCGATGATAAAGATTTACACACAAGCGGAACAAGGCCATCGGTGGTTGCAACAATATCAGGGTCGTCAGCCTGTATTTGCTTGTGTGTTGGGATTTACGGAAACCGGCCTGATCGAGGGGATTTCTGCGGCGGGTCGGACACCGCACGATCGCCAATTTACAGCGATCGCAGATGCGGAATTTTTGTATAGCGGCCCTGCGCCAGATCCGAAATACCCTTTACCGCCACTGCACGCGGGTGCCTCACCGGTACTCATATCCCGTGCGGTGGTGGAGGCACTTTCACTACCACTTTATTTATTCAATGCTGGTTTGCCCCAACCTCCATCCGTACCGACGATCGATTTAGGCGGTGCTTGGGCTCGCTGTTTAACTTCGGGCAACGCCTTAGAAATGGCAAAAGTGCGCCATTTGTTCGATTTGGGGTTAATTTGGGGGGAAAAGTTAGCGGCTGTATCTAGTGAGGGCTTAATTGTTATCGGCGAGTGCGTGGTGGGGGGAACTACCACCGCACTCGCTGTTTTAACCGGTTTGGGCATTTCCGCTGCCGGGAAAGTCAACAGCAGCCATGTTACTTGCAATCATGCCCAAAAGTGGGCGCTGGTGCAGACTGGGTTAGAACGCGCTGGTTTTTGGCGTCCCGGAGAGTGGCAGATTGCCACTTCGGCAGAAATCCAAAATCCAAAATCCAAAATCCGAAATCCAAAATCCCCAGATCCCCTACAAGTTGTTGCTGCCGTGGGAGACCCCATGCAAGTTGCGGTAGCTGGGATCGCTCTAGCTGCCAGTTGCACCAGTGGCGTCATGCTTGCCGGTGGAACCCAAATGCTGGCTGTCTATGCTTTAATTCAGGCTATAGCGAAAGAATATTCTTTAGCTTGGAAACCAGAAAATATAGTTGTGGGAACGACCCGTTGGGTGGTAGATGACTCCAGCGGCGACACGGTTGGATTAGCGCAAATGGTTGGCTCGGTGCCCTTGCTGGCGACTCAGCTGAGTTTTGCCACTTCTCGTTACGTCCAATTGCAGGCTTACGAACAAGGCTACGTTAAAGAAGGTATGGGAGCCGGTGGTTGTGCGATCGCGGCTCATCTATACGCAGGTTGGAACCAAACTGAACTTCTTCAGGCCGTTGAAGCATTGGTAGAGCGCTACTGCGCCTAATAATCGAGCAGCACGGTTTGCTTTTTTAATGTACTCTTTGCGCCAGCAACTGTTCTTCTAGGGCCGCAATGCGATTGTAAGCTGCTGTTAGCTGTGCCGTTAGTCGCTGAATTTGAATTTCTGGTGCCAACTCTTTTTCGCGGTTATGAGAACCCGTGTCTACATAGCCAGTATCTGCCAGCACATCCTTGTGTGCCAGCGCCGCATCTACTTTGGTACTGCCTCTATATGAATAACGGATATCGTTGAGCTTCCAGCTTGAGGTATCCGCGAGCGCACCTGATGTCTGCCTTGTTTGTGATAAAACTTCCGAGAGCTGCTTACTCAGATCCTCTACCATTTGGTAGAGGGCATCGACTTTGTTATTCACGGCGATGACTTGATTTCGTATAGATTCCATTCCAATCCCCTATTTTCCTAGTTTATTATTTCATCCTACGCAACAACGAGTTTAACTTTCTCTAACAATAGAATCATTTAATTTTTGATGCAGACTAGCTGAACAAACACTTCTATACATTGTCAAAAAACTTCAAGTTATATGGCTTGGCTGAATAAAAATACATTTCTACACGTTCTCTATTAAGAATTATGGCGCGGATGGATGTTTGCTTTGGCATAAATTTGACTTTCCAAGCTATATGCAGGGTAAACATAAACCAGACTGAAGAAGGTGTTATAAGCTCAAGGAAGAGATTGCCTACAAAGAGAAAAAATGCTTTCAAGAGCGGACAAGGCAAAGAATACTCATCCCCTCTTATACAAAGCTTGTACGCAAACTCTTCCATAAACGAATGGTTGTAGAATAGGAGATTACTTAGCAAATCGATCCCAATTTTAGCTTATTGCTAGGGCTTGCAGCTGCCGACTCCGATCGAATGTTCGTGGTGAACATTACTATACAGAAAAAAGAAGATCTGTCTACTCGCAAAGTTACATTTTTGAGCCCAACCCTATGTTAAATCTATTTAAATAGGTTCGCCAAGCTAAATAAAGCACAAATACCTAAATTCTCTCTCTGCCGATTGCGCGGTTGAGATCGCGCTGGAATAGATAGCAGACCGGGCAAAATCTGGTAATTTATAAAAGCAAATAAATTTTTCCTCAAAATATAACAGTCACTGACAGTCTTTCATGAAAAAAAAATGTACAAGTGAGAAAAGTTTCCGGACTGCGCCGCCACGAGGAAAAAACACTAGGCTCTTCCGTACATAGTGTGATAAGGAAAGCTAATTGGTTATCCTAATTCTTGCTGCCTAAGCATTTCCATTCCGGATGCCCAATGCCCAATGCCCAAAAAAACCCGTTTTCCACACGAAAAGTACGGAAGTATCATCGAAGTTTTTCCCTCATTAGGCAAAGTGCTGCCCTCATGGGAAAGAATTCGGGGATCGGAGAGAAAAGGTCAAAGAGGCAGATAGCAAGTATCATCGATCTGGTATCGATCGCTTTGATTTAAAATATCAGTCCGAAATCCTGACATTTAGATGAAAAGAAGGTTCTTCATAGTCGGCAGCAGTACCCTGGCTATTTCTGGGCTGCTGTCAGGATGTGGCAGTCAGCAAAAGGCTGTTCTGAAAGTCAGCCTGCTGAAAAATTCTATCCCAGTCCAGCTTTTAAATGAATTTCGTCAAGAGATCCAGCGATCGGCCTCTTTGGATTTGGTAGCCGAAAGCCAGCTGCAATCTTTATTCACCCAACTGCAAAATTGGCAGCAGAAAGCGGAGGCAAGTAACTGGTGGTCAAACCTGCCCCTACCCTTTGGCAAACAAAAGGCGACTGCGGTGGCAGATTTGGTAACATTGGGCGATTACTGGTTAGAACAGGCGATCGCGGAAAAACTGATCCAACCCCTAGACCCAAAACAGCTAAGTCAGTGGCAGCAAGTGCCCCAAGCATGGCAAGAACTGGTGAAGCGGAACGATCGAGGCAAACCAGACCCGAAAGGCAAAATTTGGGGCGCACCTTACCGATGGGGTAGCACGGTAATAGTCTATCGTCGCGATAAATTTGCATCAAAGGGCTGGAAAGCACCTACAGATTGGGCAGATTTGTGGCGAAACGAGTTAGGCGATCGCATTTCCTTACTCGACCAACCGCGAGAAGTTATTGGCTTAACTTTAAAAAAACTCGGTCACTCTTACAACACCGAACAGCTAGATAAAATTCCCAACCTCAAACAAGAACTGCTAACCTTACACAAGCAAGTCAAATTCTACAGTTCCAATGCCTACTTGCAACCCCTGATCTTGGGCGACACCGATTTAGCGGTTGGTTGGTCTAGCGACGTTCTGCCAGTTATACAGCGTTACCGCAACATTGCAGCTGTGGTTCCCCAATCTGGCACCGCACTTTGGACAGACCTGTGGGTGCGTCCTTTGGGTAACAGTTCTAATTTGGATTTGGCGCAAAAGTGGATTGATTTCTGTTGGCAGCCAGAGATTGCTCGTTTGCTGTCTCGCTTTACCCCAGCAGCTTCACCGATATTAGCAGGCAAAAATCCACCCGAATTTTCTAATACAGATAGAAATCAGCTGGTTTTGTCAACTCCGGAAATTATCAAAAAAAGCGAATTTTTACGCCCGCTTTCCGAAAAGGTACGTCAGGAGTATCAATCTTTATGGACGGAAGTTCGTTTTCAGGGCTTAGGCGTTCGGGATAAGGGGCTAGGGGCTGGGTAAAGTTGGGTTTCGCTTCCCTCAACTCAACTTACAAAAAATGGCTGGGGGTTTCTGGGGAGTGCGATCGAAAATTTGATGAACTACTTCGCCCTAAGATGGACGAAGTTTCTAACGCTTCATTTAACAAACTTGCTAAGAAGTCGGAGGCTTCTTTTGTAGAGGTTTATTATCCACGTCTAAAGACGCTAGTTTCACGCCGCCTAAAAACATCTTGCGAAAACTTGTTTACAGGGGACTTATTGTTTCGCCTAGTCCTGTCTTACGGGTGTGCTATCCGAATACTGCCACCAACTGTATTGATAAGGGGTAGACTAGAGCTTCTTACAAAGAAGGAAATTGTCATCCTTGGTAGCAAGCGGGTTCTATTACCGAATGTGCCTCGCTTTAAAGATTTTACATTAGAATTTGGGAAAACCACAAAATAATTGTAATTTTTAGTAGTATCTAACCACTAAAAATTAGCGCTATTCTTACCCACCTTTTAGGAAAGTGCGGACTGTCGCGAGTCATTCAATTTGCAGTTAGAGAGCGTCGAAAGCCCTGCCTGCCAAGGGTGTCGATCAGAAGATTGCAGTTTGCTGGAGTCACCCTGAAATCACACGTATAAGTAGCCAAAACAGTTTGTTGCTGATTGACAACTCGAAGGTTGTAGCCATAACCTCTGGCTACTTGGCCAAAATGATTGACAAATTCATAGCGTTCCAGATAATCGAGCAAAGTCCAAATTTGTCGATCGACAACAAGATCGAGGCGACGCTCATCCCGACAAGCGAACCAAGTGTCCAGTACTTGACCGCCAAACCGTTCGGAAGCCCACCAAAAACTGGGATTGCTCAGATTAATTTGAGAAATGCTATCTTCTGCGATCGCATTTTGGCATCCCCTTTGTGGGCTATTACCAGTCCCAGCAGGCACCGCTTGCGCCAGCAACTGTTGAGGTGATAAGAGGGAAAAGACCAAAGGCAAAAGCGAAAACACAATAGCTCTT
This Aerosakkonema funiforme FACHB-1375 DNA region includes the following protein-coding sequences:
- a CDS encoding sugar transferase: MITSDLSGAFSIKSSLNPRYKLSFARKSLHPSVRSKAKRAIDLVGSVVGLGIAAVVAIPVAIATQLDSPGPILYSQMRCGLNGRLFRIWKFRSMVINAERMKDAVENQANGQIFKNENDPRITRVGRFLRRTSLDELPQFWNVLVGDMSLVGTRPPTVDEVLKYESHHWERLRVKPGITGEWQANGRSTVKDFEEIVRMDVDYQRKWSIPYDINLILKTIQVVLSKSGAC
- a CDS encoding Crp/Fnr family transcriptional regulator; this translates as MQDRLPPHETNTNTNVNTLIRSTPFFTGLPEAAVEKATAHLVTRNHPANQVILLENDWGSSVYFILEGWVKIRTYNLDGKEVTLNILGKGEIFGEMAALDEVPRSTDVITLAPTVIGNLPAQDFVNLIYTEPMAGVRLAQLMGRRLRQVNRRLRLRESDSMSRVADTLLFLADGQGKRTSEGTEIPNLPHRELSSLSGLARETVTRVLTKLEKKALIKREQDTLRIPDVNALERLII
- a CDS encoding universal stress protein, with product MGFKKILVALDYSPLGRAVFDRALELAQATGASLRLLHCMTNDTIAEPIGPIPVEMGFYPEFAGYSYRAQPQLTEKRLEEAQIMLQNFCQTAQKQGVTADFDCQIGEASQSICKAAQNWGADLLVLGRRGRTGLTEALMGSVSNYVMHHAPCSVLVIQSVDIGADDGSALE
- a CDS encoding DUF2232 domain-containing protein, whose translation is MSESFEESPESAANEPIASSTSSPDLSEPKVRAEAPLALVETAFLASTASLIWLVNYYFPLGPLLRIFFSVPIALVYLRWGNRAAWMGALVSGLLLSVLMGPPRSIQFFMPYGLLGVLLGACWRRQTSWAVSISLGTLLGSIGFFFRFWLLSILLGEDVWVYIITQVTQMLEWVFVKLGLLIEPSLLVIQAIAVGMVLLSNLVYLFVVHLAAWLLLERLGNPIPQPPNWVQVLVDYDD
- the cobT gene encoding nicotinate mononucleotide-dependent phosphoribosyltransferase CobT, with the protein product MIKIYTQAEQGHRWLQQYQGRQPVFACVLGFTETGLIEGISAAGRTPHDRQFTAIADAEFLYSGPAPDPKYPLPPLHAGASPVLISRAVVEALSLPLYLFNAGLPQPPSVPTIDLGGAWARCLTSGNALEMAKVRHLFDLGLIWGEKLAAVSSEGLIVIGECVVGGTTTALAVLTGLGISAAGKVNSSHVTCNHAQKWALVQTGLERAGFWRPGEWQIATSAEIQNPKSKIRNPKSPDPLQVVAAVGDPMQVAVAGIALAASCTSGVMLAGGTQMLAVYALIQAIAKEYSLAWKPENIVVGTTRWVVDDSSGDTVGLAQMVGSVPLLATQLSFATSRYVQLQAYEQGYVKEGMGAGGCAIAAHLYAGWNQTELLQAVEALVERYCA
- a CDS encoding extracellular solute-binding protein — protein: MKRRFFIVGSSTLAISGLLSGCGSQQKAVLKVSLLKNSIPVQLLNEFRQEIQRSASLDLVAESQLQSLFTQLQNWQQKAEASNWWSNLPLPFGKQKATAVADLVTLGDYWLEQAIAEKLIQPLDPKQLSQWQQVPQAWQELVKRNDRGKPDPKGKIWGAPYRWGSTVIVYRRDKFASKGWKAPTDWADLWRNELGDRISLLDQPREVIGLTLKKLGHSYNTEQLDKIPNLKQELLTLHKQVKFYSSNAYLQPLILGDTDLAVGWSSDVLPVIQRYRNIAAVVPQSGTALWTDLWVRPLGNSSNLDLAQKWIDFCWQPEIARLLSRFTPAASPILAGKNPPEFSNTDRNQLVLSTPEIIKKSEFLRPLSEKVRQEYQSLWTEVRFQGLGVRDKGLGAG